Proteins encoded within one genomic window of Fibrobacter sp. UWB16:
- the alr gene encoding alanine racemase: MKLLATPPDLNKIARPNWIEINLDALCNNIQFIRSQIPASTKILLPVKADSYGHGSLACSFAAKFGGADYLGVAHISEGMLLRQYGMDLPILVLGPCTPSDFAYFVEYQLTAAITDIRTAMAFDQFLGETGTECKAHLAIDTGMNRYGFDAEDFNNIRAALSLKHLKFEGMFTHLATADMPGNPKTEVQIQRFSRLVDVLEAEGLRPEICHCSSSAGTLTHPESHFDMVRPGLALYGYNCMGAAPSPWPIKPVMKIKSTIRHVHDVKPGETVSYGGYWAAQQLTRIATIAIGYGDGYLRGEYNKGFVFIRGQLCPILGRVCMDATMVDVSHIPDVQVGETVDVVNGELDFRISMESVADEHHTIPYELTSRVARRLYRKYYWKNRLVRWDYLKEEFGVQEYKEYPLR, translated from the coding sequence ATGAAACTTTTAGCTACTCCTCCTGACTTAAATAAGATTGCTCGCCCGAACTGGATTGAAATCAACCTAGACGCTCTCTGCAACAACATTCAATTTATCAGAAGCCAAATTCCGGCTTCTACAAAAATTTTGCTCCCCGTCAAGGCCGACTCTTACGGCCACGGAAGCCTCGCCTGCTCTTTTGCTGCCAAGTTCGGTGGCGCCGACTACCTCGGTGTCGCCCACATCAGCGAAGGCATGTTGCTTCGCCAGTACGGCATGGACTTGCCGATTCTCGTGCTTGGTCCTTGCACACCGTCTGACTTTGCGTACTTTGTTGAATACCAGCTCACGGCAGCCATTACCGACATCCGCACTGCAATGGCCTTTGACCAGTTCCTTGGTGAAACTGGTACAGAATGCAAGGCTCATCTCGCTATTGACACTGGCATGAACCGCTACGGCTTTGATGCCGAAGACTTTAACAACATCCGCGCAGCACTTTCTCTCAAGCACCTCAAGTTCGAAGGCATGTTCACGCATCTCGCTACAGCCGACATGCCGGGGAATCCCAAGACCGAAGTGCAAATTCAGCGGTTCTCTCGCCTTGTCGACGTTCTTGAAGCTGAAGGTCTTCGCCCGGAAATTTGCCATTGCTCCAGTTCTGCAGGCACGCTCACGCACCCCGAAAGCCACTTCGACATGGTGCGTCCGGGCCTTGCGCTCTATGGTTACAACTGCATGGGGGCAGCTCCTTCCCCATGGCCCATCAAGCCTGTCATGAAGATTAAATCTACCATCCGCCACGTGCACGACGTGAAGCCTGGCGAAACGGTGAGCTACGGTGGTTACTGGGCTGCTCAACAGCTTACACGCATTGCAACCATCGCAATCGGTTATGGTGATGGTTATCTCCGTGGCGAATACAACAAGGGATTCGTCTTTATCCGCGGACAGCTCTGCCCGATTCTCGGACGCGTTTGCATGGATGCGACGATGGTCGACGTAAGCCACATTCCTGATGTGCAAGTTGGTGAAACTGTTGATGTTGTCAATGGTGAACTCGACTTCCGCATCTCGATGGAAAGCGTTGCCGACGAGCATCACACGATTCCATACGAACTAACAAGCCGTGTGGCTCGCCGTTTGTACCGCAAGTACTATTGGAAGAACCGCCTTGTACGTTGGGATTACCTCAAGGAAGAATTCGGTGTACAAGAATACAAGGAATACCCCTTGCGCTAG
- a CDS encoding methylated-DNA--[protein]-cysteine S-methyltransferase, which translates to MKFDDTKFTKISHRNVWGEWTFIFEGSKLCGLKFRETSDEIKATPSNVQACAYASPDMETELNNRVRSAYRKAVSELNLYLAGKICEFSIPIKIYGTDFQKKVLEVTRQIPYGKTWTYKQVAQAVNHPQAVRAVGNVLHRNPIQVVIPCHRVIDSRGRLSGYALGVGLKRRLLCMEGAIPNELMLE; encoded by the coding sequence ATGAAGTTTGATGACACGAAATTCACAAAGATAAGCCACCGGAATGTCTGGGGCGAATGGACCTTTATCTTCGAAGGATCCAAACTTTGTGGCCTAAAATTTCGGGAAACTTCAGACGAAATAAAAGCGACTCCGAGCAACGTGCAGGCATGTGCCTACGCAAGCCCCGACATGGAAACTGAATTAAATAACCGCGTTCGCAGCGCCTACCGCAAGGCAGTGAGCGAACTTAATTTGTACCTCGCAGGCAAAATCTGCGAGTTTTCTATACCCATAAAAATCTACGGGACAGACTTCCAGAAAAAAGTTCTTGAGGTCACACGACAAATTCCTTACGGCAAAACTTGGACTTACAAACAAGTTGCACAAGCCGTAAACCATCCGCAAGCTGTTCGTGCCGTCGGGAATGTATTGCATAGGAATCCGATTCAAGTCGTCATCCCCTGCCATCGCGTAATTGACAGCCGCGGTCGCCTGAGTGGCTACGCACTTGGCGTCGGATTAAAAAGAAGGCTCCTCTGCATGGAGGGAGCCATTCCGAATGAACTAATGCTGGAATAA